ATTTAGTTGAGCTGGAGACGAAAAGGTATAAGCTGAGTTGGTGGAGAGACAGGTAAAggtttatacagcacagacacaTCGCAGCAGAGATGaaatctctctttatctgtcagCTGTTACTTCTGTATGGGACAGCTGTGGGCCTGGTAAGAGAATACATTTATGTTTCACAGCAGATGAACTGGACCACAGCTCAGGCCTACTGCAGGTATCTCTATAGGGATATAGCTAGCATCACTACTGAAGAGGAAAACCAGAGAGCTGTGAACATTACAGAAGACAACACTATTCTCACATGGATTGGGCTAAAGAGAACTGAACCACTTGCAGATACCTGGCAGTGGTCTGGTCAAGAAGAGCCTAATTTCTTAAACTGGAGAGACAGCGAGCCAAATGGTAAGAATCAAGATGAGAATTGTGCTGCTATTAATGCATATGGCTGGATTGATGATAAATGTTGGATAAATCGCCCTTCAATTTGCAACAGAAGGTTCACATTGGTAAAGGAGAATAAAACATGGGAGGAGGCTTTTAAGTATTGCAGGAGTCACTACTATTATCTGGCCATTGTGGATTCACAAACACTGCTAGACCTGCTTAAAACAGAGACCAAACAAGCCGAAACAGCCAGTGTGTGGACAGGCCTGCGCTTCCTCGATGGAAAATGGTTCTGGGTGGACGGAATGCCAGTGCGAAGCCTGGTATCAATGCCTCAATGCCCATCCCGGCCCTACCACTGTGGTGCCTTCAACTTCAACACGTACACCTGGGAGAACAGATACTGCAATGAGAAGCTTAATTTTCTCTGCTATTACTGAAACAAAACATCAGTAACATTGACCAGGATTGTGTGAGTTTGAATATAAATTTCATAATGGCATGATAAATACTATAAGTTTCAGACTAGTATTAAAAGCTTAACAGTAGAAGTTCATATCACATTCAGTTTCTCTTTCAATGATTCCTTCTATCTGAATGTTAAAAACCATATATTTTCTCCTTCTAAACAGATGACTTTCTGCATCAAGAACAAGAAGCATTCTTCAAGAATTCACTGAGATCTAGATAATGTAGTATGTTTAACTGAGGATCATCACTTTTAATCTCATATATAAGAGTAAAATAGAGTTGGCGTATTGGAAATGGAAGCAGGTTTACTTACATGCTTTTTCTTACATAAGTTTATGTGAAAGCCTTATGGATTTAATGAGTAAATGGATGATAGTGGACTTTCAGATgttactataaataaaatagaacaccAGTAtttatgaaatggaaaaaaaaaacttattaagGCTTGTTTCATTATATAGTATAAAGAATACAGATAAATCTAAGGTAACTTAAAAGCTGTCACATTATTCTAGAGAGAAACACTTGGGATTGGTAGTGATGAATGTAAACTTAATTTGCTTagctaattatttaatttactaTTTTATCTTTTTGCTTTAATCTCAAGACAACAATCATGCTAATCAAGCCTAATCATATTAGTGTCATTATAGCTGCCATTGCTGTATTacataaaatcattaaaaaactgTTGTCAAGAGAATACcttgtatgatttttttcccctaaaagaGGTTGTAAACTTCAAAGTACACTGAAAAGCACCCTGCTGTTCATTTTGGTGATCTACAAAGTAAAAGCTCTCCTCACAAATGGTGCCTCCAGTGGCAAGTTCTTGCCAAGATGCATAGTGAAAAGAATTTGGATGAACTTATGAAATTTTCTGATGGCTCAAATACCtactgaaagctgactgattGAAGGTGGCCATGTTTTTGAAGTAAATccgtgctaaataaaaattcagttaCAGATTAGCAGTTTGAACTAGCACACCTCTGCTGAAATTTCAGATTCAATTTTCGGGTTTCTGATAAACGTTATTTGGACTTCTTTCCATCTGTTATCATTGAACCAACCACATTgtcaagttctccgatgacacgaccgtggtgggtctcatcagcaagaacgacgagtcagcttacagagaggaggtacAGCAGCTAACAGCATGGTGTAGAGCCAACCACCTGTCTCTgaatgtcgacaagactaaaaagatggttgttgacttcaggagagcacagtgtgaccattctccgctgtccatcgacggatcctctgtgaagatcgtcaagagcaccaaattccttggtgttcatctggcagagaacttcacctggtcactcaacaccagctccatcaccaagaaagcccaccagcgtctctacttcctgaggaggctgaggaaagcccatctccctccccccatcctaactgtgttctacagagggaccatcaagagcatcctgagcagctgcatcactgcctggtttgggaattgcgctgtctcggatcacaagacccttcagcggatagtgaggacagctgagaagatggAGTTTCTAGTTTGGAGAagttggagtctctctcccctctatcaggGACATGTacaccacatgctgcatccataaagcaaacagcattgtagCTGagcccacacacccctcacacacactcttacacacccctcacaccccttcaccctcctgccatctggaaagaggtaccagtgcattcgggccctcacaaccagactgtgtaacagtttctttctacataactctctgtctctcacacacacatacagttatgcagcaccaggtcctggagaaacgttgtttcatttcactatgtactgcgtcagctatatgtggttgaaatgacaataaagcttcttgaatcttgaatcttgaagatGCCCCAGCATTTGCAATTATACTCAGAACCTTGTATTGAATATGCTTCAGATTTGCATAAACAATCATGAATTACAGCTATTTGAGTAAACTACCTCTGCCTCCTCAGAATTGACTGAGGTATGATGGCCATATTGTTTGACATTTATTGAATGTCACAATCTATGCAGTTCAGCATCAATACTGAGTGCTAAAAAATGAAGTGGGTGTGGCAATTTTCTTCAGCAACAAGTTTAAGATGATAGCACAATAGCAATATGGGTGAGAATGAAGACAatagaacaaacaaacatttatgaGACATAATATAGAGAATGTTCACCGATCAAGTCATCGGTATTGTAAAACTAACTGTACAAAAGGAAGCTGTTTTGCCCTGACAAGAAAGATGATTTCTCCCTGACTAACCAAAAACACAAAGACCCAAAAAAAATGTAGCACAAGAATGGCACATTGAGTCCAAACTGCCCACGTACCAGTGGAGAGACACTGAAGTGTAATAAGccagagtgaaatgaaatgaaattaataaattaaacaaagaaatgaaaggaaaatgaCTGCACATAGTGTAGTGAAATGCATGATTAAACCGGAATGAACTATGAACTATGCATGGAAAACCTGAAATGGACTCAACAGCAAATTCACaatagatacagagagaataaacacaaacacagatgcaGCAATTACACCCATCAGATACATGTCaaatctagatgtaaatatcaggaaataaaaatttaaattccGATGTAACATCtcacttttgtctttttttatatatctcaAATCCATTTGCCTTCAGTGTAT
This DNA window, taken from Hemibagrus wyckioides isolate EC202008001 linkage group LG06, SWU_Hwy_1.0, whole genome shotgun sequence, encodes the following:
- the LOC131354580 gene encoding L-selectin-like, whose amino-acid sequence is MKSLFICQLLLLYGTAVGLVREYIYVSQQMNWTTAQAYCRYLYRDIASITTEEENQRAVNITEDNTILTWIGLKRTEPLADTWQWSGQEEPNFLNWRDSEPNGKNQDENCAAINAYGWIDDKCWINRPSICNRRFTLVKENKTWEEAFKYCRSHYYYLAIVDSQTLLDLLKTETKQAETASVWTGLRFLDGKWFWVDGMPVRSLVSMPQCPSRPYHCGAFNFNTYTWENRYCNEKLNFLCYY